Proteins encoded together in one Larus michahellis chromosome 4, bLarMic1.1, whole genome shotgun sequence window:
- the SLC12A3 gene encoding solute carrier family 12 member 3 — translation MAELPVPELPPTLSRCSGRFTISTLLGMEEGVRGPYVPAEGAGCDGTHLSGSTLCTRTFGYNTVDVVPAYEHYANSNGVGDGRRGRPSLADLHSILKPDTGHLRPPLSEPQRSNGVPEAGPEEAPEEPGRAPTPEPVRFGWVKGVMIRCMLNIWGVILYLRLPWITAQAGIALTWLIILMSVTVTTITGLSISAISTNGKVKSGGTYFLISRSLGPELGGSIGLIFAFANAVAVAMHTVGFAETVRDLLQEHNSLIVDPTNDIRIIGVVTVTVLLGISLAGMEWEAKAQILFFLVILVSFINYLVGTVIPATAEKQAKGFFSYRAEIFAQNFVPNWRGPEGSFFGLFSIFFPSATGILAGANISGDLKDPAVAIPKGTLMAIFWTTVSYLVLSATIGACVVRDASGSLNDSMAVGSPGCEGLACGFGWNFTACAQRQSCRYGLSNYYQSMSMVSGFGPLITAGIFGATLSSALACLVSAPKVFQCLCKDQLYPLIGFFGKGYGRNSEPIRGYMLTYVIAVGFILIAELNAIAPIISNFFLCSYALINFSCFHASITNSPGWRPSFRYYSKWAALFGAAVSVVIMFLLTWWAALIAFGIVIFLLGYVLYKKPDVNWGSSMQASSYNMALNYSVGLSEVEEHIKNYRPQCLVLTGPPSFRPALVDFVGTFTKNLSLMLCGNVLIGPQKQKMLESRLTADGHIKWLMKRKIKAFYTDVVAEDLRSGVQMLIQAAGLGKMRPNILALGYKRNWRTVSPQSLEDYVGILHDAFDFKYGVCLMRMKEGLNVSRVMQAHVNPTFEAAEHPEGNGTSGRAAPGTADPAALAGEQQASTIFQNEQGKKTIDIYWLFDDGGLTLLIPYLLGRKKRWAKCKIRVFVGGQINRMDEERKAIVSLLSKFRLDFHEVHILPDINQKPRPEHIRRFEDLIAPFRLNDGFKDEATVNEMRQGCPWKISDEEVNKNRAKSLRQVRLNEILLDYSRDAALIAITLPIGRKGRCPSSLYMAWLETLSQDLRPPIILTRGNQENVLTFYCQ, via the exons ATGGCTGAGCTGCCCGTCCCGGAgctgccccccaccctgtcccGCTGCAGCGGCCGCTTCACCATCAGCACCCTCCTGGGCATGGAGGAGGGCGTCCGGGGTCCCTACGTGCCCGCCGAGGGGGCCGGCTGCGACGGCACCCACCTCTCCGGCAGCACCCTCTGCACCAGGACCTTCGGCTACAACACGGTGGACGTGGTGCCGGCCTACGAGCACTACGCCAACAGCAACGGGGTGGGCGATGGCAGGAGGGGCAGGCCCTCGCTGGCGGACCTCCACTCCATCCTCAAG cCTGACACGGGCCACCTCCGCCCGCCGTTGTCGGAGCCACAGCGGAGCAATGGCGTGCCAGAGGCCGGGCCAGAGGAGGCACCGGAGGAGCCGGGCAGAGCCCCCACGCCGGAGCCCGTCCGCTTCGGATGGGTGAAGGGCGTGATG atccGCTGCATGCTGAACATCTGGGGAGTCATCCTCTACTTGCGCTTGCCCTGGATCACCGCCCAGGCGGGAATCG CCCTGACGTGGCTCATCATCCTGATGTCCGTGACGGTGACCACCATCACCGGCTTGTCCATCTCTGCCATATCCACCAACGGCAAAGTGAAGTCAG GGGGCACCTACTTCCTCATCTCCCGGAGCCTCGGGCCGGAGCTGGGCGGCTCCATCGGGCTGATCTTTGCCTTCGCCAACGCAGTAGCCGTGGCCATGCACACGGTGGGCTTTGCCGAAACTGTCCGGGACCTGCTGCAG gagcaCAACTCCCTCATCGTGGACCCCACCAACGACATCCGCATCATCGGGGTCGTCACTGTGACGGTGCTGCTGGGCATCTCCCTGGCCGGCATGGAGTGGGAAGCCAAG GCGCAGATACTGTTTTTCCTGGTCATCTTGGTTTCCTTCATAAATTACCTGGTGGGGACGGTGATCCCGGCCACTGCCGAGAAGCAAGCGAAGGGCTTCTTCAGCTACCGAG CTGAAATCTTTGCCCAGAACTTCGTGCCCAACTGGCGTGGGCCCGAGGGCTCCTTCTTCggcttgttttccattttcttcccgTCGGCAACTGGCATCTTGGCTGGGGCCAACATTTCAGGTGACCTGAAG GATCCCGCCGTGGCCATCCCCAAGGGCACCTTGATGGCCATCTTCTGGACCACCGTGTCCTACCTGGTGCTTTCTGCTACGATCG GCGCCTGCGTGGTGCGGGACGCCTCGGGCAGCCTGAACGACAGCATGGCGGTGGGCTCGCCGGGCTGCGAGGGACTGGCCTGCGGCTTCGGCTGGAACTTCACCGCCTGCGCCCAGCGGCAGAGCTGCCGATACGGGCTCAGCAACTACTACCAG AGCATGAGCATGGTGTCCGGATTCGGCCCCCTCATCACGGCGGGGATCTTTGGCGCTACCCTCTCCTCGGCGCTGGCCTGCCTCGTCTCAGCACCCAAAGTCTTCCAG TGTCTCTGCAAGGACCAGCTCTACCCTCTCATAGGCTTTTTCGGGAAGGGCTACGGGAGGAACAGCGAGCCCATCCGCGGCTACATGCTCACCTACGTCATCGCCGTTGGCTTCATCCTCATCG ccgAGCTCAATGCCATCGCCCCCATCATCTCCaacttcttcctctgctcctaCGCCCTCATCAACTTCAGCTGCTTCCACGCCTCCATCACCAACTCCCCAG GCTGGCGACCCTCCTTTCGGTATTACAGCAAGTGGGCCGCGCTCTTCGGGGCCGCCGTCTCGGTGGTGATCATGTTCCTGCTGACCTGGTGGGCAGCCCTCATTGCCTTCGGCATTGTCATCTTCCTCCTGGGATACGTCCTCTACAAAAAGCCGG ATGTCAACTGGGGCTCCTCCATGCAAGCCAGCTCGTACAACATGGCCCTCAACTACTCGGTGGGGCTGAGTGAAGTGGAGGAGCACATCAAGAACTACAG ACCCCAGTGCCTGGTGCTGACCGGCCCCCCCAGTTTCCGCCCGGCCCTGGTGGACTTCGTGGGGACGTTCACCAAGAACCTCAGCCTGATGCTCTGCGGCAACGTGCTCATC ggaCCGCAGAAGCAGAAGATGCTGGAGTCCCGGCTGACGGCAGATGGACACATCAAGTGGCTTATGAAGAGGAAGATCAAGGCTTTCTACACAGATGTGGTGGCTGAGGATCTGAGAAGCGGCGTCCAAATGCTCATCCAG GCTGCCGGCCTTGGGAAGATGAGACCCAACATCCTGGCCCTGGGCTACAAGAGGAACTGGCGGACGGTGTCCCCGCAGAGCCTGGAGGACTACGTGGGCATCCTGCA CGACGCCTTCGATTTCAAGTACGGCGTGTGCTTAATGAGAATGAAGGAAGGGCTGAATGTTTCCCGAGTGATGCAGGCTCACG TTAACCCCACGTTCGAGGCAGCGGAGCACCCCGAGGGGAACGGCACCAGCGGCAGAGCAGCCCCGGGCACAG CGGACCCCGCCGCCTTGGCCGGCGAGCAGCAGGCGAGCACCATCTTCCAGAATGAGCAGGGCAAGAAGACCATCGACATTTACTGGCTCTTCGACGACGGAG GTCTCACGCTGCTCATCCCCTACCTCCTGGGGCGCAAGAAGCGGTGGGCAAAGTGCAAAATCCGGGTGTTCGTCGGCGGGCAGATCAACAGGATGGACGAAGAGAGGAAGGC GATCGTCTCTCTGCTGAGCAAGTTCCGCCTTGACTTCCACGAGGTCCACATCCTCCCCGACATCAACCAGAAACCCCGGCCGGAGCA CATCAGGAGGTTCGAGGACCTGATCGCTCCCTTCAGGCTGAACGATGGCTTCAAGGACGAGGCCACGGTGAACGAGATgaggcagggctgtccctggaAGATCTCTGACGAGGAGGTCAACAAAAACAGAGCCAAG TCGCTCCGACAAGTGAGGCTGAATGAGATTTTGCTGGATTACTCGCGGGACGCGGCGCTCATAGCCAT CACGCTGCCCATCGGCAGGAAGGGTCGCTGCCCCAGCTCCCTCTACATGGCCTGGCTGGAGACCCTCTCGCAGGACCTGAGACCCCCCATCATCCTCACCCGCGGCAACCAAGAGAACGTGCTGACCTTTTACTGCCAATAA